The region CAAAGCAGAGCAATGCAGGCGTACTCAATCAGCAGGCTGACCAGCAATGAGCCCAGCAAAATGCCAATAAGACCCATCGGAAAATCCCACAGCAGCATGCCTATCGGGCCAGACTGCCGCTGACGAGCTGGCTGGCTGCGCTGCCCGTTTTCACTGTCCTGCTGTGACATCCGATCCCCCCGTAAACACCAGGTCACCGCCCGTCCACCACGTTTCACCCGTGTGGTAGTTCTTCTCCATGCTGTCAGCGAGATGTTTCAGACTGGCAGGCATATGCGGGTCGTCGTTATCTGCCGGCAATGGCATACGAATTTTCCATAGCTGGCCGCCTTCCAGCAGCGCAAAAGCCTGCCCCTTGGGCAGGTTGATGATATCGGCAGGGCTTATCATTGGCGTTTTTATCAGGCTCACCTGATCGTTGACGTTACTGTTGAAATCCGTGCCTTCGCCAGGACGGGACACGTCGGTAACCCCGGAAGTAAGCGTTTTCTGGTAGACGTCCACTTCCGGAAGCTGATCGGTGAGCAGCATGGCGGTATTCTTCTCACGCACACGGAGCATCACCAGGGTATTGAAGTTGCCCACAACCTGATTGGCTTTGGCCGTGCTGCCAATGCGGGCCTCAATATCAGACAGTGTCTGCGTATAAGCCGTCACCTGAAAACCGGCGCCGCCGCCTTTGTTTATGAGCGGGATGAATTCATCCCCCATCAGTTCGTTAAACTCATCGCAGTGCAGGTTAATGGCTACTTTTGACGACTGGCCCTCATCTTCATCACCGAGACCGAATTTATAAATGTGACCGCCTTCGGATACGAGGTCAGCGAACATGCTGTTACCCACGGCGGCGGCCACAACAGGATCTGAGAGGGCGTCGAGCCCGACATAGACCACGCCGCGCGATTTGATGATGTTGTGCCAGTCCAGAATCGGCCGGGGGTCGTTGAGGTCAGTGTAATCCGGGGCAAGAAGCGCTGCCGTTTTACCCGTTGTCAGCTTCTCCAGTAATGGCAGCAGTGAGGCGACAATCTTATCGAAATAGGTCCGGTCATACTGAACCGCGCTGCGAAGCCCGTCCAGCACGGGGTCCCAGAGCTTTTTACCCTCAGGGCTCCCCAGTACCTGTTCGGACACCCATATCTTTGCGCCATTGGGTCTGCCCTGAAGATGGCGAGGCAGGTCCTTGTCGCTTACTCCGTTGCTCAGCAACGCCTCGACAGAGTTCATAAGCTGCGGCGCTTTTTCACTCAGCAGATTATCGACATAGGTTTCATAGAGTTCACCGATGTTGGTGACATAGCGGAGAATGAGGCTGTAGTCTGGCCGCTGCCCCAGAGCGACCAGCGCGCGCGTGATGATATTAACAAAGCGCCAGGCGAACTCACGAAATGCGGCAGAGTTACCCTCACCAGAGAGCTGACCGGCCACGCGGGATGCCACCTCAGATATACGGCTGAACCTTCCTACTGCGTTGTAGCGTGCGCTGATATCAGGCCAGCCCAGGTGAAACACCCAGAAATTATCCTGACGCCCCGCTCGATGAGACTCTGCGTACATTCGACGTAGCAGGTCCGCATCGCCTTTAGGATCAAATACGATGACAACCTCATGCTCGCCGGCCGCATTTTTCCGCCGGATATCCTGCGTAATGAGCAACTCTGCCAGCCGGGTTTTGCCCACGCGCGTAGTGCCAATAACCAGCATATGCCCTACGCGCTCACCAAGATCATAGGTGGCAGCGGTTTCATCAGGTTCGACACCATGATAAACCGGACTGCCGCCAACCGGAGGCAACGGACGGAAAGGGTTAAGAGCTGAATCAGTCCGCGTCAGGCGGC is a window of Pantoea rwandensis DNA encoding:
- the traD gene encoding type IV conjugative transfer system coupling protein TraD, coding for MSNDYVMESLLRPAVEMYSATVAASATCICLTAPWAVALAPSVSWVTAAGFGVLALKRTRQGLKILRYRRNIRRLPRYVLTSEQIPVSRRHLFLGKGFRWSARHTQRLMEARRPECEVYVQPSVLYRMARDVEKKMEYSLPWLCRLTRTDSALNPFRPLPPVGGSPVYHGVEPDETAATYDLGERVGHMLVIGTTRVGKTRLAELLITQDIRRKNAAGEHEVVIVFDPKGDADLLRRMYAESHRAGRQDNFWVFHLGWPDISARYNAVGRFSRISEVASRVAGQLSGEGNSAAFREFAWRFVNIITRALVALGQRPDYSLILRYVTNIGELYETYVDNLLSEKAPQLMNSVEALLSNGVSDKDLPRHLQGRPNGAKIWVSEQVLGSPEGKKLWDPVLDGLRSAVQYDRTYFDKIVASLLPLLEKLTTGKTAALLAPDYTDLNDPRPILDWHNIIKSRGVVYVGLDALSDPVVAAAVGNSMFADLVSEGGHIYKFGLGDEDEGQSSKVAINLHCDEFNELMGDEFIPLINKGGGAGFQVTAYTQTLSDIEARIGSTAKANQVVGNFNTLVMLRVREKNTAMLLTDQLPEVDVYQKTLTSGVTDVSRPGEGTDFNSNVNDQVSLIKTPMISPADIINLPKGQAFALLEGGQLWKIRMPLPADNDDPHMPASLKHLADSMEKNYHTGETWWTGGDLVFTGGSDVTAGQ